The following are encoded together in the Robertmurraya sp. FSL R5-0851 genome:
- a CDS encoding SulP family inorganic anion transporter, whose product MNLNTIKYEWFGNIKGDVLAGLVVAMALIPEAIAFSIIAGVDPMIGLYASFCIAVVIAFVGGRPGMISAATGATALLMTTLVAEHGLQYLLAATILTGIIQIVMGVLKLGKLMKFVPRSVMVGFVNALAILIFTSQLTHFVGESWAMYAMVAGALAIIYILPRFTKAVPSPLVAIVVISAIAIFTGSGVRTIGDMGELTQALPMFLLPDIPLTFETLQIIFPYSLSIAIVGLVESLLTATIVDDMTDTKSDKNKEARGQGIANIISGLFGGMAGCAMIGQSVINVKSGGRGRLSAFVAGVFLMILILVLNDFLVQIPMAALVGVMIMVSIGTFDWGSVKSLHKTPITDTIVMVATVTTVLMTHDLSKGVLVGIILSAIFFASKISKVKVTTLASDHSNKKFYRVSGQLFFASVTDFVEHFNFNDHVKEVNIDLTEAHLWDDSAVGAIDKIVIKYHQNGAKVNLVGLNKESNKLIDKVAVHNKPGGLEKVVGH is encoded by the coding sequence ATGAATTTAAACACAATTAAATATGAATGGTTTGGGAACATCAAAGGAGATGTGTTGGCAGGATTAGTCGTTGCTATGGCTCTGATCCCAGAGGCGATTGCCTTCTCAATTATTGCAGGAGTAGATCCGATGATTGGATTGTATGCGTCCTTCTGTATTGCTGTTGTGATTGCGTTTGTTGGGGGAAGACCAGGGATGATATCTGCGGCAACTGGTGCTACCGCCTTACTGATGACCACATTAGTGGCTGAACATGGACTACAATACCTGTTGGCAGCGACGATTTTGACAGGTATTATTCAAATTGTCATGGGTGTACTGAAACTAGGGAAACTGATGAAATTTGTTCCTCGATCCGTAATGGTAGGTTTTGTTAATGCGTTAGCAATCCTTATTTTCACGAGCCAATTAACACACTTTGTTGGAGAATCTTGGGCGATGTATGCAATGGTAGCGGGGGCATTAGCGATTATTTATATTCTCCCACGATTTACAAAGGCTGTTCCATCTCCATTGGTGGCGATCGTTGTCATTTCTGCTATTGCTATCTTTACAGGTAGTGGTGTTCGTACGATTGGAGATATGGGTGAATTAACACAAGCTTTACCTATGTTTTTACTGCCGGATATTCCATTAACGTTTGAGACGTTGCAAATCATTTTCCCGTACTCACTTTCGATTGCGATTGTTGGTTTAGTGGAATCCTTGCTAACAGCAACGATCGTTGATGATATGACGGATACGAAAAGTGATAAAAACAAAGAGGCACGTGGTCAAGGGATTGCCAATATCATATCAGGCCTGTTCGGTGGAATGGCTGGATGTGCGATGATTGGTCAATCGGTGATCAATGTAAAATCGGGTGGACGTGGCCGACTCTCTGCTTTTGTGGCAGGCGTGTTCTTAATGATTTTGATCCTAGTGTTAAATGACTTCCTTGTTCAAATTCCGATGGCAGCGCTAGTGGGTGTAATGATCATGGTGTCTATTGGGACATTTGATTGGGGTTCAGTGAAATCTCTTCACAAAACTCCGATTACTGATACGATTGTAATGGTCGCGACCGTTACTACGGTATTAATGACACATGACTTATCAAAAGGAGTTTTGGTAGGTATCATTTTAAGTGCAATTTTCTTCGCGTCAAAAATTTCTAAGGTAAAAGTTACGACTCTTGCCTCAGATCATTCTAATAAGAAATTCTACCGAGTATCTGGTCAGCTCTTCTTTGCATCTGTCACAGACTTTGTTGAACACTTCAACTTCAATGACCATGTGAAAGAAGTGAATATTGACTTAACGGAAGCTCATTTATGGGATGATTCCGCAGTTGGTGCAATTGATAAAATCGTCATTAAATACCATCAAAACGGAGCTAAAGTGAATCTAGTAGGATTGAATAAAGAAAGCAATAAATTAATCGATAAAGTAGCCGTTCATAACAAACCAGGTGGACTAGAGAAAGTCGTAGGACATTAA
- a CDS encoding STAS domain-containing protein, with amino-acid sequence MKKELRYIGEKIVKNEDILATRISELIDSDYSSSLSKAGAPAQELHVYRGELVRFFGQALFEDNEIIQEHVIRWGKKAAKFALKYQVTLSNALRAVSFYRTILWDVFTDELAEKQFAAITMLDVSKIIDPLIDKVLQVMSEVYEKRNTELMKIAYSAVEELSVPVVSVTRGIAVIPLIGTIDTNRAQLIMETVLNEGSRLQLDSLIMDVSGVPIIDTMVADQLYKIITALKLSGIEPLITGIRPELAQTIVNIGLDFNEVITQSSLENALKQLGFSVEKSR; translated from the coding sequence GTGAAAAAGGAATTACGTTATATTGGAGAAAAGATTGTAAAAAATGAAGATATATTAGCTACCAGAATATCGGAGTTAATCGATTCGGATTATTCCTCCAGTTTAAGTAAAGCGGGAGCACCAGCTCAAGAGCTTCATGTATATAGAGGGGAACTGGTCAGATTCTTTGGTCAAGCATTATTCGAGGACAATGAGATCATTCAAGAGCACGTGATCCGTTGGGGGAAAAAGGCCGCTAAATTTGCGTTAAAATATCAGGTGACTTTAAGCAATGCCTTACGCGCTGTTAGCTTTTACCGAACCATTTTATGGGATGTATTTACCGATGAGTTAGCAGAAAAACAATTTGCAGCTATTACGATGCTTGATGTGTCTAAAATCATTGATCCTTTAATAGATAAAGTACTGCAAGTGATGAGTGAAGTGTATGAAAAGAGAAACACAGAATTAATGAAAATTGCTTATTCCGCTGTAGAGGAATTATCCGTTCCTGTTGTATCGGTCACCAGAGGGATTGCGGTGATTCCGCTTATTGGGACGATAGATACAAACCGAGCGCAATTAATCATGGAAACCGTACTCAATGAAGGATCACGTCTTCAGTTAGATTCACTAATTATGGATGTATCTGGTGTACCCATCATTGATACGATGGTAGCTGACCAGCTTTATAAAATTATCACGGCTTTAAAACTAAGTGGAATTGAACCGTTAATCACAGGTATTCGACCAGAATTGGCGCAAACGATAGTCAATATTGGATTAGATTTTAATGAGGTTATTACACAATCATCACTGGAGAATGCGTTAAAGCAATTAGGTTTTTCGGTAGAAAAAAGCCGGTAA